A window of Oscillospiraceae bacterium genomic DNA:
TATGATATATGTGAAAACGCCGGATTTACTATTCCTCTCAGCTGTGAAAGTGTTTATATCTCATGACAGCTTAATAGTATAATTGGTATACACATTGTTTTTTTAAAACGGTAAAATAAAGGAGAGTGTTTATGAAAAGCCTGGGATTGGGAAACGGTTATACCGATATTAAATTCAGAAACGATACAAAGTGCGGCGCAAGATACTGTTCATGCGAAGCAGTATATGACGAGGCGCTGCTCGACGGTCATCTTATCGGGCGTTATTGGTCCGCATGCGGACAGATAATACCTGAATTGTCATTAAGCGATTCCGGTTTTATAAGCTCAATAAAGGATTTCTCTCTTGATTCATTTTCACTCAGTATCGGCGGTAAAATAATCTCCGGATGGAAATATGCCGAATCCGGCTTAAGAAACGCCTCCGGCAAATCCGAAGTCGGAGTTTTTATACTGGAAACAGACGAATGCCCCATATCTGTTCGCGTATGCACAAAGCTCGACGGCAGCGAGTTTATCGAGAGATGGCTCGAGATAACGAATATGGGGTCATCTTCACTGCCGATAACCTCGGTTTATCCTATGTCAGGGAGATTATGGCTACACAACCATATACGCGGAACAGAAAAATACTCATATCCCGCCGAAGAAGTCATGTCGCCAGAAGAAGGCTCTCCGTTTATAGCGGCTTATAATCATTCCTCCGGCTGGGGTAAAGAAGGCGATATTTGGTTCGAGCCTTTAAAACCCGGCGAAACATCGTATAACGGTGGAATTAATGGCAAATCGGGATGGTCGCGGCCTGCATTCTGGCTTCGAAATCTGTTAAACGGTCATACATTCGTATGCGAATATGCATGGAGTGGAAACTGGGAGATGAAATTCAATTACGACGACTCACCCGAGCATACACAGGCGGGCTTTGCGATCGGCATGCCGGAGATAACCGGCGAAGCGATAAGGGTTCTCTCTCCCGGAGAAACCGTAATAACACCTGCTGTGCATTTCGCGCTCTTCCTCGGCAATGATGATGAAATTGTTCAATCACTGCACCGTCATGTCAGAGATTCAGTAATGCCGGCTTACCCTGCCGGAAGAGAAAATGAAATAGAAGCCAATCAGCGTGGATATATGAGAGACAGCGAAACGCTTGACGGAGTGCTCACCGATATCGACGTAGCGCATGAAGCCGGCGCGGAAACATATCTGTTCGATGCCGGCTGGAGCGGCACAAAGCCGCCGAATGACTGGTGGTATACCGCCGGCGACTGGATCCCCGGTCCGTGGCTTCCGGGGGGTCTCGCTCCGATAACCGACAGACTGCATAGTTATGGTATGAAATTCGGTCTTTGGGTCGAATTTGAAGCAATAGGCTCGACAAGCACGCTGATGGAAAAGCATCCCGACTGGGTCATGAAAAGATGCGGCGTTCCGGTTTATTGCGGAAGAGCTCTTGACCTGTCAAAGCCCGAGGTAGAGGATTATCTTGAAAAAGAGCTGTCACGTATAATAACAAGCTACGGACTTGATACTCTCAGAATTGATCACAACAACAATTTGGAAATAGGCGGCACAATCGAAAGAGACGGCTTTTGCGAAAATGTAATGTGGCGTTATTATGAAGCTCTTTACAGAATTTTCGATAGCCTACGAAAGAAATTCCCCGATGTCGTTTTTCAAAACTGCGCGGGTGGCGGCGGACGGCTTGATCTGGGAATACTGCAAAGATTTCATAACACCGATATTTCGGATTGGATGCGCCAACCCAGAGGAACAAAGATACTCAACGGAATAACTATGGTCCTTCCTCCGGATAAATGTCTCAGAGCTTTCGGAGTTGAAAGCGGAGATCATGTTATGGAATCGGATATTGATTTCCAGATGAGATATATCTACATATGCCATCCGAATATGCGAGGGATCGCTCCGAACGTGGATTCCTTTAATCCCTGCTTGAAACAACGTATTAACAATAATCTTCAATTATTTAAAAATCTTATAAGACCGCTCATGCGCGATTGTCTCGTATATCATCATACTCCGTGGCTTCCCTTAAGAAAAAGCGCGGAGTGGTGTGTATTTGAATATTCTGCTCCAGATAAAACGAAATCACTCGCTGCGGTTTTTCGCCTGTCTTACAGTAGAAATGATTTTTATATTTTATATCCGAAAGGTATAGACAGAAGTAAAAAATATAAAGTATCCTTCTGTTCATCAGGTGAAACAGCGGAAGCCTCAGGATATGAACTTGTAAATAACGGACTCCGGTTGTATATGCCCGGAAGCCTGACATCCGAACTTATTATATTTGAAGCTGAATAATAAAGTAAGAGCTGCAGCAAACAATATTCTGCTGCAGCTCTTTTTATATGGGAAATAATGCGAACAAAGAAATTAATCTGAAGTTATTCAACTTCATGATAATAATGAGGTGATAATTAACACAGCAATTAACGGTGATTTAGAAAAGCCCTTATACCAGAGCCTTTTCTCTCTTTGAGCGGTAATTAAATTGCCGAGTTAATAATAATAAGTTTGTTGTGAGTCATATATATTTTCAAATCAGCTGTTTTCCGCCGTTTGGTATTTTTTCTTCCCACCATCCGAAGGCAATTCTGCCATCCGCAGGATCATCATATCCTTCCACGAGTGATATAAGCACAAGAAACGAGCCTCCGGGAGGAAATATGAATTTCCCGTTTTCATTATCGGCTATTGTTATTCCAGGTTGACTTGTTCTGACGAATGCTTTTGCGCCTCCATAAGGATCGTTGGTGACATTAATAGCTTTTTGAATGATGCTTTTCGGCACAGGAACAGGCCAAATGGCCGTGTTAGAGCATGTAAACAATTTAGATTCAGTGAAGCCGCACGAAGGATTGGCGTTAAACCAAAACTGTGCATTATACGGTCCCGCTGAAATATCGCTCACCGTCCATACGTTTACATGCAGATTTACACCGGAATTATACGGATTATATAATCTCGCCCAGGCTTTCGTCCCTTTTCCAAATAATAAATTTTCAGCATAACCTACAAAATATTCGCCTTTCATTGACTCGAATAATTCTATCGGTATATTTACACTTTGAACATAATTATTTTGATTATTATTTGTAAATACTCTCTTTGAACCAAGCATATTCTACCTTTTTCATTTAAAGTGATTATTATTAACTCGGCATTTAAATAATAACCGCTTAAAGAGAGAAAAGGCTCTGCTATATGGGCTTTTCTCTCTTGTAAAACAAGGCTTATTTAAATGCCGTTTTAATAGTATATAACCGATTATATAAGACAATTCAATACACTATATGAAAATAAATGAAAAACGTGAATGAAATCAAGCTAACAGTTCCTACTGACAAGTCTGTAGCTGACCTTTCTCCGCCGAGTAAACGAGCCTGCCAAGCACACAATAACGCCGGAACAGGTAAAATGCCTGTTCCGGCGTTTTCATTTCTGCAATGAAATTGTTATTGAGTCAGCCGATTATTTTCTTTTCTTTGCTACTGTGATAGCACCGGCTGCTGAAACGAGAGCAACGAGAGCGAATATGATTCCGTTGTCGCCTGTTTTTACAGGAGTTTCAGTATCATCACCGTCATCACTGGGTTCTTCTGTTGCGGGAGCAAGATTTTCTTCATCGCCACCGATGTTTATGAATTCAGTGTTGGTATATTGACTGAGAAGACCAGCTGTTCCGACAGTGCGGAGAGCGTCATATGAGAAGTTGTTCTGCCATACTATCGCGCCGTTTTCGGTTACTACGAAGTTATCATATTGGCCGGAACCGTCATGAGTGCTTCCGGAAGTATCGCCGATAAATCCTATAACATCCTTGCGGGGAGCGGTTGAAGCTGTGAATTCGCTTTCGCCGTTTATTGTAAGGGGAGTTCCGTCTGCTATAAGCGAGAATTTATTTCCGCTCATATATTTGATCTCGAAATGATTCCACGTTCCCATTACGAATGTGAAGTTTTCGAATGCGCCGACTTCTGTTCCGCCATCAAGATAATAAAGCTGGTATCCTTTGATACAGAATCTCGGGCCTTCGTAAGCTGTTGTGCCGTTGTATGCCTGATACATCCAATATCCGCTTAATCCTGCTTCAAGTCCGGCATCCGGAACATAGCTCGGAATGCGGAAGTCAAATCCAAGGCTCCAGTCGTCGCCTTTGGGCTGAGTTGCGATGTTGATTCTTACGTGACCGTTCTGTCCTTCGGGCTTTGCATTATTGACAACTGTGGCATGATCGCCTTCTTCTGTCACATATCCGCTTGTGTTTACTATTGTTCTGTCAACCGGATACAATGTAACAGCTTTATTGGCATCTTCTGATTCAAAGTCTATTGAATACTTTTCAGTGCTACCTTCGGTGAGAACGAAATTGTCCCAGAATCCGAAGCCGTCATAATATCCGGCGCCGGCAAGACAGGGAGCTGTTCCAGGCTGGTCATTGGTTCCCTGATTGGACAAATCGCCTATAAAACCTATATATTTGCTGAGAGTCGTTGAGCTTGGGGTAAGCTGTGCGTTTCCGCCGAAGGTGACAGCGGCGCCGTCAACCTTAAGAGAAACCTTCGGGCCTTCGGTGTAAATAAGCTCGAAGCTGTGCCATGCGTCTGCGGTGAGAGCCAAATTGTCCGCTTCGACTTTGCCTTCGGCTACCAAATCAAAATTGAGCTTATCGCCTTTGAGATTGATTCTTCCACCTTCATATGCAGTTCCGTCATATGAAGAGTAAACGACTAAATCGTTAGGTGTAGCAACAGAGCTGTACTTGAAATCAAATTTAACAGAATAATTCCAGGAAGAAGGAGCGCTGGGCATTTCTATTCTGAAAAATCCGGAACGAGTGCGGTACATGCCGCATTGAAGGATAGTCCCGCCGGCATTCGCTTTTACTTCTTCAGCAAGAACCGCAGAAGGAATTGCGATCGCAACGGCAAGAGTAAGCGCAAGAATAATTGCAATCAGTTTTTTCATGTTTACTTCAAAACCTCCAAATTTTTTGCTTTTCATAGCGTGATCATTATATCAAGATATGGTTTAAAAGTCAATATATTTTTACCATATTGTTAATATTTTATTCTTTATTTATACTCTATCGCGTTTTTTCGATTTCTTCTAGACAAAAAATATGGCATGCGATTATCATTAAACGAGTTAATAATCGCATGCCGCGCTTTTAATAATTTATAGTTTAAAGGGTATTCAAGCGTTCAAATCCTTTAAGACCGAACGGATATATGCGATGTCGTTTTTTGCATACCATTCGCGGTCGCCGGGACGCGGAGCCTCGATGCCGATAAGACCGGTAAAACCGATTTCCATAAGCTTTTTAACGTATATGCGATGATTTATCATACCGTCGCCGAGTGACGTCGGAAGAAGTCCGCCCGTGCGGGGCAATGGCTGATAATTCTTCATATGTGTATAAAACAGCTTTTTGCCACACAGTTCAATCGCTTGTTCAAGCGGAAGCACACCGGAAAAGAAAGCGGAGTTGCCATAGTCAAGGTTTACGCCAAAATTTTCGCGGTCAATCATATTGACCAGCTTCATTGCCGATTCAGATATGTCATGAAGATAATTCATATGCGTCTCAAATGCGAATTTCACATCGTACTGCTTCGCATAATCGCTTACCAACTGACACGCCTCAGCGGCAACTTCATAATGCCATTCTTCCGCGCAGAACGATCCGTGAAGTCCGTATGAAGCATCGTTCATCGGCTTATTTGGGTCGTAAAGCGAACCGGTGAAAAAGTTCATGACTGACAGCGGCACTCTTTCGGACGCGAGATCGAGAAAAGCGCAATACTTTTCGACCTCAGCCTTGCGGGCGGCGGCATCCTTTGTCATAACATTTACTCCGCCGCCGAATAGAACACATCTGATTCCATACTGATATGTATATTTCCTGACGGAATCAAGATACTCCTTGTCGGTAGCAAAAGCCTTGCTTTGATGACGGAATTCGATCCCGTCAAAGCCCAGCTCGGCGGCTTTTCTGCACACTTGTTCGATTGTCTGCCCCTGCTCGCAATAATTGATGTGCATTATTACCGGATATGACATTATGCTTTCTCCTTTAATTTCGTATATCTTATCTTGAATTCAGCGGTTTATACCGTTAAATCTGATTACGCCTTTTTCTTCTTTGAGAAGATTATGATTGCAGCGCCGGCCGCTATAACAACAACAGCGATCACAACATATATCCAAACATTGGAGGGATTCTCTTCTGCCGGAGTTTCGCCGGTTGCGGGTGCACCGGTTGCGGTGGCTGTGCCTGTAGCCGTCGAGGTTTCGCCGGTTGCGGGTGTCACTGCAGCTTCTTCGTACTGAGCGGTAACCGTTATATCCTCGGTAACTGCTGAGAAATCCTTATCCCAGCCTGTGAATGTATATCCTTCACGAGTCGGATCCTTCGGAGCGGTTGCCGCTTTGCCGGTTTCTACATCAACTTTTTTAATTTCTGTTCCGTCATAATCTGCAAAGGTTACAATGCAAAGCTTAGCAAACTGAGCCTTTACTGTGGTATCGGCTTTTATATTTGAATAGCTTGCGTCCCAGCTTGTGAATTTATAGCCTTCTTTGGTGGGATTAGTGGGAGCAACGGCGTCATCACCTTCATATACCAGCTGTGAAGAAAGGTCGTTTCCGTCTGCGTCCTGGAACTTAACTGTATATGTTTTAACTGCGGGATCTGCAGCGGCATCCTTAGCGTCTGTATCGGAAAGGATAATCTTGTTATAACCAACTTTGCAGCTGGCTTCCTGCGGACCGCAGCAGCCGTCGCCCCATGTAAGCCATCCGTCGTATGAGGATTCAGTGCCTTTATCTTCGGTAGCTGTAAGGACAACAGTAGTAAGATTTAATTTTGTGCCTGCTAAAGCATCGCCGGAGAAGATATCCTTCCATGCGAAAGCGATTTCATATGATGTAAACGATCCGTCATTCTTTATATCGAGCTTTGAATTATCAAACTTACCGCTCCATAAATATTTGCCTACTTTACCATCGTTACCTAGACCAAAGCACATATTGCATGCATTAAAATCCATTTGAAGCGCATCGCCGTCCCAGATACTTTCAGAGGCGGTGTTTTTATTGAAGTGGGTTTTGTCAGCAGTTTTTACTGCCATATAGAAGTAATCTTTGTCCCAACGGAGCCATATATCATAAGACTGGTCAGGATTTGCCTTATCTGCCGTTAACGCACCGGCTTCATCGGTTCTCATTGAGAAAACGCTGGGAAGTGTTCCGTCGTCTTTGACGGTTCTGGTGGGTTTGCCCCATTCGGTTTCGGAAATAACTCCGTCAATCGTCGGCGCGGTCGCGAATTTACGGGCGAATGCGGCGTCCGGCATTCTTACGACATCAGCCGAAACAGCGAACGGAACCATCACCGCGATCATAAGTGCGGCAATGATAATGCTAAAAACTCTTTTCATTTTTTTCTCCTCGCAGTTAATAAATTATTTTATTTATCCGCTTCCTGTTGAATCAGCAGGGTTTCGCGGGAAACGGCAATAGTATGGACCGTGTCAATCTGAGCCGGCTTTCCGGCAAGCTCATCAAGGAACACGGCAAGGCAATTTCCGGTGTCCACATCGGGTGTTTTCACGGTTTCGAATCCGCCCGTTCCGTTGAGCGCGACGCGGAAATCCTTTTCACCGTAACAGAATTCCATGACGCCCTTTGTTCCCCACACGGTAAATCTCCAATAGGTGGGCAGCGAATAGCCGCAGGAATCGGGGGCCGCATAGCTCACGTCTGCCATCAGACCCGCGCCGTTTGAAAGTTCGGCCATGTACTGACCGCAGTCTTTAAAATCGGGGGCTTCCTTGGCAAAGCCATTCCAGCATCTGGCGCCGATAACGCGTTTGAAACCCAGCCCGGTCAGATATTCGACGAGATCAATGCCGTGAATGGCGATATCGTTGATTGTTCCGCCATGCTTGCCTTTTTCAAAATACCAGCCGGCGCGGCTGCCCCACAGTAGGGGATGCTGTCCGCCGAAGCTGATTGAATTTATTTCGCCGAGTTTGCCTTCGGCGATAAATTTCTTTATCGGCTGCACCCACTGATGATATCTTACATCAAGCATACAACCGACCTTTAAGCCCGTTTTTTTGACAAGAGCCTCGATCTGGTCAAGCTCGTCAAGCGATGTACACAGAGGCTTGTCGGAATATACGTTCTTTCCGGCCTTGAGAGCGGCGATCGCCCTGGAGCCGCGTATCCCGAAATAATCGCCTATGGCTATTATATCAATATCCTTTTCGGCAAGCATAGCCTCGTATGAATCGTGTGTAAATACAACTCCCTTTGCCTCGGCGGCGGCTCTTGCCTCCGCGTTTTCTTCAAACGCGGCGATAATTTTAACATCGGGATTGGCTTTTGCCAAAGCATACAGCGCAAATATATGTACGTGGCGAAAACCGCAAAAAGCAATATTAGTCATGAATAACTCCTTCATAAACTTCGCGCAGATTATATCACATATCAGAGACAAAATCAACTGGAAAAAATATTAAGTGTGCGAATCTGTATATTTTTTGATAGTCTTTCCGAAATAGACAAGTAAGCCGAGAAAAATAAACGAATAATAGGTCAATACCCTCCATACCAGCATAGCCCAGAAAATATATCCTTTAGTGAGGGATGAAAACATAATGTAAAATGATCCCTCGGCGGCGCCGCAGTTTCCTGGCGTCGGAATGAAGGTGATCGCGGCATATATGAAAGCGGAAGCCGAAAAAGCATCGAATAACGCAACCTGCCCGCCGAAAGCGATGATAACAAAATACGGGACAGAAAGAATGGCAATATGATAAAGGATGTCGCACGCGAGCACTCCGACCCATACGCTTCTTTTTGACAGCAAATATCTTATGCCTTCTCTGTATTCTCTCAGAGTTGATATCGCGGTTTCTCGCGAATGTTCCTCGTTCTTTACAATTCTCAGCTTCTTGCAGAATTTGATAATGGAACCGACCGCTCTTTCTGTAAACGACGGCGCCAAAGTGAATAAAAGGATCACGCACGGAATAAAGAGGTATAGTAAAATTCCGAAATATGCGGCAATTTTCACTGCCACGCTGTCAATTACCGAATTTTTAAATATAAATGCAAGAACGGCGACAATGGCAAAAGCAGCCTGCATGGACATAAAGCCCGCGGTCGGCATTGCGGCGCTCGCACCGGTCGGTACTCCGCTTTTCTTTAAATAAAATATTTGAAATGGCTGTCCGCCTATGCCGGACGGCGTGAGATTGTCATAATATTTTCCAAGCACAGCCACCTCATATGACGTTTTGATTGAAAAAGAGCCGGTAAGCTTTTTCATCATCAGCACATATTTTGCAGTCTGCGCGGCGATCGAAACGACAATACATCCGATCGCTATGAGAATAAAAAACACGTTGATTCTGATTTTTGA
This region includes:
- a CDS encoding DUF6143 family protein; the protein is MLGSKRVFTNNNQNNYVQSVNIPIELFESMKGEYFVGYAENLLFGKGTKAWARLYNPYNSGVNLHVNVWTVSDISAGPYNAQFWFNANPSCGFTESKLFTCSNTAIWPVPVPKSIIQKAINVTNDPYGGAKAFVRTSQPGITIADNENGKFIFPPGGSFLVLISLVEGYDDPADGRIAFGWWEEKIPNGGKQLI
- a CDS encoding lysylphosphatidylglycerol synthase transmembrane domain-containing protein codes for the protein MTDPDKSLKTKAASLDIICPDKETENPAAETEKNKNIKNSYINIDTDKNSNSETNADNPPKQNKRTRNISIIVFAVINAIVICYTASNEFTGEKVSAEAFSKIRINVFFILIAIGCIVVSIAAQTAKYVLMMKKLTGSFSIKTSYEVAVLGKYYDNLTPSGIGGQPFQIFYLKKSGVPTGASAAMPTAGFMSMQAAFAIVAVLAFIFKNSVIDSVAVKIAAYFGILLYLFIPCVILLFTLAPSFTERAVGSIIKFCKKLRIVKNEEHSRETAISTLREYREGIRYLLSKRSVWVGVLACDILYHIAILSVPYFVIIAFGGQVALFDAFSASAFIYAAITFIPTPGNCGAAEGSFYIMFSSLTKGYIFWAMLVWRVLTYYSFIFLGLLVYFGKTIKKYTDSHT
- a CDS encoding glycoside hydrolase family 36 protein, which translates into the protein MKSLGLGNGYTDIKFRNDTKCGARYCSCEAVYDEALLDGHLIGRYWSACGQIIPELSLSDSGFISSIKDFSLDSFSLSIGGKIISGWKYAESGLRNASGKSEVGVFILETDECPISVRVCTKLDGSEFIERWLEITNMGSSSLPITSVYPMSGRLWLHNHIRGTEKYSYPAEEVMSPEEGSPFIAAYNHSSGWGKEGDIWFEPLKPGETSYNGGINGKSGWSRPAFWLRNLLNGHTFVCEYAWSGNWEMKFNYDDSPEHTQAGFAIGMPEITGEAIRVLSPGETVITPAVHFALFLGNDDEIVQSLHRHVRDSVMPAYPAGRENEIEANQRGYMRDSETLDGVLTDIDVAHEAGAETYLFDAGWSGTKPPNDWWYTAGDWIPGPWLPGGLAPITDRLHSYGMKFGLWVEFEAIGSTSTLMEKHPDWVMKRCGVPVYCGRALDLSKPEVEDYLEKELSRIITSYGLDTLRIDHNNNLEIGGTIERDGFCENVMWRYYEALYRIFDSLRKKFPDVVFQNCAGGGGRLDLGILQRFHNTDISDWMRQPRGTKILNGITMVLPPDKCLRAFGVESGDHVMESDIDFQMRYIYICHPNMRGIAPNVDSFNPCLKQRINNNLQLFKNLIRPLMRDCLVYHHTPWLPLRKSAEWCVFEYSAPDKTKSLAAVFRLSYSRNDFYILYPKGIDRSKKYKVSFCSSGETAEASGYELVNNGLRLYMPGSLTSELIIFEAE
- a CDS encoding InlB B-repeat-containing protein; translated protein: MKRVFSIIIAALMIAVMVPFAVSADVVRMPDAAFARKFATAPTIDGVISETEWGKPTRTVKDDGTLPSVFSMRTDEAGALTADKANPDQSYDIWLRWDKDYFYMAVKTADKTHFNKNTASESIWDGDALQMDFNACNMCFGLGNDGKVGKYLWSGKFDNSKLDIKNDGSFTSYEIAFAWKDIFSGDALAGTKLNLTTVVLTATEDKGTESSYDGWLTWGDGCCGPQEASCKVGYNKIILSDTDAKDAAADPAVKTYTVKFQDADGNDLSSQLVYEGDDAVAPTNPTKEGYKFTSWDASYSNIKADTTVKAQFAKLCIVTFADYDGTEIKKVDVETGKAATAPKDPTREGYTFTGWDKDFSAVTEDITVTAQYEEAAVTPATGETSTATGTATATGAPATGETPAEENPSNVWIYVVIAVVVIAAGAAIIIFSKKKKA
- a CDS encoding sugar phosphate isomerase/epimerase family protein — encoded protein: MSYPVIMHINYCEQGQTIEQVCRKAAELGFDGIEFRHQSKAFATDKEYLDSVRKYTYQYGIRCVLFGGGVNVMTKDAAARKAEVEKYCAFLDLASERVPLSVMNFFTGSLYDPNKPMNDASYGLHGSFCAEEWHYEVAAEACQLVSDYAKQYDVKFAFETHMNYLHDISESAMKLVNMIDRENFGVNLDYGNSAFFSGVLPLEQAIELCGKKLFYTHMKNYQPLPRTGGLLPTSLGDGMINHRIYVKKLMEIGFTGLIGIEAPRPGDREWYAKNDIAYIRSVLKDLNA
- a CDS encoding Gfo/Idh/MocA family oxidoreductase is translated as MTNIAFCGFRHVHIFALYALAKANPDVKIIAAFEENAEARAAAEAKGVVFTHDSYEAMLAEKDIDIIAIGDYFGIRGSRAIAALKAGKNVYSDKPLCTSLDELDQIEALVKKTGLKVGCMLDVRYHQWVQPIKKFIAEGKLGEINSISFGGQHPLLWGSRAGWYFEKGKHGGTINDIAIHGIDLVEYLTGLGFKRVIGARCWNGFAKEAPDFKDCGQYMAELSNGAGLMADVSYAAPDSCGYSLPTYWRFTVWGTKGVMEFCYGEKDFRVALNGTGGFETVKTPDVDTGNCLAVFLDELAGKPAQIDTVHTIAVSRETLLIQQEADK